GCCGCCGTCGCCGAACGCGAGCGCACCACCGACCACGACGTGGCCGCCTTCGTCGACGTCGTCCAGGAACGCGTCGGCGGTACCGCGGCGCCGTGGGTGCACTACGGCCTCACGTCATCCGACGTCGTCGACACCGCGCAGTGCGCCATGGTCACCGGCGCCATCGACGCGCTGCTCATCGGCATGGACGGCTTGGTCGCCGCGCTGATCGAACTGGCGAACGAGCACCGGCACACGGTGATGGTCGGGCGCACGCACGGCATTCACGCCGAGCCGATGACGTTCGGCGCCAAGGTGGCGCTGTGGGCCCTGCAAGCCGACCGCGACCGCACCCGGCTGCGCGCCGCCCGCGCGTCGATGGCCGTGGGCAAGCTGTCGGGCGCGGTGGGCACGTACAGCAACATCGACCCGGCGGTCGAGGAGTACGTGTGCGGCAAGCTCGGCCTCACGCCGGTGCCGGCCACGCAGGTGATCGCCCGCGACCGCCACGCCGAGTTCCTCTACGTGGTCGGCACCATCGGCGCCACACTCGAACTCATCGCCACCGAAGTGCGCCACCTGCAGCGCACCGAACTCGGCGAGGCGCGCGAAGCGTTCCGGGCCGGGCAGAAGGGTTCGAGCGCCATGCCCCACAAGCGCAACCCGATCAAGTCCGAGAACCTCACCGGGCTCGCCCGCGTGATGCGCAGCTACATCGGCCCCGGCCTCGAAGACGTGGCGCTGTGGCACGAGCGCGACATCAGCCACAGCTCGGTCGAGCGCATCGTGCTCGCCGACGCCGCCATCGTCTGTGACTACGCCATCGCCCGCGCCACCGACCTCGTCGCCAACCTCGTGGTCAACGTCGAGCGCATGCGCGAGAACCTCGACCTGTCCTACGGCTTGGTGTTCAGCCAGCCCGTGCTGCTGTCGCTCGTCGCCAGTGGCATGCTGCGCGACGAGGCATACCGCATCGTCCAGTCCTGCGCCATGGAAGCATGGGAAACCCGCACGTCGTTCCGCGCGCTGCTCGAAGCCCAAGGCATAGCCGCGGACGTCCTCGACGAGGCGTTCGACCTCGAACGCTCGTTGCGCAACATCGATCGCACATTCGACGCACTGAAGGAGATCTCTTAGTGGCCCGCACGCCCGTCTACTCCGGCAAGGTCCGCGACATCTACGCCGTGGGCGACGACAAGTACCTCTTCATCGCCTCCGATCGGTTGTCGGTGTTCGACGTCGTGCTTAACGAGCGCGTGCCTGACAAGGGCCGCGTGCTCACCGGCATGACGCACTACTGGCTCAACGAGCTGGCCGACCTGGCGCCGAGCCACATGATCACCTGTGACCCCGCCGAGATCGCGGCGGCGGGCGCGCCCATCGAAGAGGGCGACGCCGGCAAGGCGATGCTGGTGCGCAAGGCCGACATGCTCAGCATCGAGTGCATCGTCCGGGGCTACATCACCGGCTCGGCGTGGTCCGAGTACAAGAAGTCGGGAACGATGAACGGCACGAAGCTGCCCGCGGGCATTCAGGAGTCGGAGAAGCTGCCCGAGCCGGTGTTCACCCCCTCGACCAAGGCCGAGATCGGTGACCACGACGAGAACATTTCCTTCGAGCAGGCGGTCAACATCATCGGCAAGGAGAACGCCGAGCTGGCGCGTGACCTCTCCGTGACGGC
This region of Acidimicrobiales bacterium genomic DNA includes:
- the purB gene encoding adenylosuccinate lyase, with translation MIGRYTRPQMAARFDDVARFATWLEVEILAVEAWARLGVIPDADAVALRERAPKVDEEFVAAVAERERTTDHDVAAFVDVVQERVGGTAAPWVHYGLTSSDVVDTAQCAMVTGAIDALLIGMDGLVAALIELANEHRHTVMVGRTHGIHAEPMTFGAKVALWALQADRDRTRLRAARASMAVGKLSGAVGTYSNIDPAVEEYVCGKLGLTPVPATQVIARDRHAEFLYVVGTIGATLELIATEVRHLQRTELGEAREAFRAGQKGSSAMPHKRNPIKSENLTGLARVMRSYIGPGLEDVALWHERDISHSSVERIVLADAAIVCDYAIARATDLVANLVVNVERMRENLDLSYGLVFSQPVLLSLVASGMLRDEAYRIVQSCAMEAWETRTSFRALLEAQGIAADVLDEAFDLERSLRNIDRTFDALKEIS
- a CDS encoding phosphoribosylaminoimidazolesuccinocarboxamide synthase, which encodes MARTPVYSGKVRDIYAVGDDKYLFIASDRLSVFDVVLNERVPDKGRVLTGMTHYWLNELADLAPSHMITCDPAEIAAAGAPIEEGDAGKAMLVRKADMLSIECIVRGYITGSAWSEYKKSGTMNGTKLPAGIQESEKLPEPVFTPSTKAEIGDHDENISFEQAVNIIGKENAELARDLSVTAYVRASEQAAQRGIILADTKFELGWIDGKLSFCDEVLTPDSSRFWPVDEWKPGVTPPSFDKQPVRDLLAATGWNKEPPPP